In the genome of Desulfovermiculus halophilus DSM 18834, the window TGCGCCTGCAGACCTTGAACCAGACCAGAGCAGGAGCTCTGGGCGTGATCCTGGTTCTGGCCGTCACCGGAGCCGTCACCTGGGGCGCACTCTGGCTGCTTGGTCGTATCCATCCCCTGGCCGGGGATCTGGGTGGAGTGCTTGTGCTGTGGACCGCATTTGCGGCCAAGGACCTGCGGGTGCACAGCATGCGGGTGTATCGGGCCTTGGCACAGGGGGATCTTCCGGAGGCCAGGCAGGCGGTGTCCATGCTTGTGGGCCGGGAGACTGCGGAGCTGGATGGCCCTGAAGTCAGCCGGGCCTGTGTGGAGAGCGTGGCTGAAAACAGCGTGGACGGGGTCATTGCCCCGTTGTTTTTCGCCTTTCTTTTCGGGCCCATAGGGGCAGTCCTGTACAAGGCGGTGAACACCCTGGACTCCATGTGGGGGTATACCACCGGAGGATACAAGGAGTTCGGCCGGGCTGCGGCCCGGCTTGACGATGCGGTGAACTGGATCCCGGCCCGGCTCGGGGCCGTGGCTCTCATAGCAGGCGGGAAGCTGCTGGGCTATCCGGCGGGCATAGGCTGGCGTGTCTTTTGTCGGGACCGGAACAAGCATCCCAGTCCCAACGGGGGACAGGCCGAGGCGGCCATGGCCGGGCTCATGCAGGTCCAGCTGGGTGGAGAGGGCCGGTATCACGGCCAGACTTCCAGCCGGCCCAAGCTCGGAGACCCTGTAAATCCCCTGGGACCGGAGCATATTCAGCAGGCCAACCGTTTGGCCGGGACTGCAGTGGTCCTGACCGCGGCCGGGCTGCTTCTGGTCCGAATCAGTGTTGGCTGGTGAGCTCGAAGAACGCCGGTCAAGCCACAGGCATGCCCGTTCCCTGGTGCAGGCGCAAAGCGCCCCGGATGACCCGGTACATGAACCAGATTCCGGCGATCAGGGTGATCAGTGCGCCAAGAGGGGCGGTGATGAACAGGGCATAGAATATCGCCGCCGCAACTGACCAGGCCAGGGTCCACCAAAAGGTGCGGATCAGCCAGGAGATATGGCTGGCCAGAATCGGATCCAGGATGCCGGCCTCTTTGTCCTTGGCATGGGCCATGACCACGCCGATGATCAGGGTGAACCCGGAAATGATCGTCCCTGCATACAGGGCATACATGATCCACACCAGGCGGCGGAGTTGTTCTATTCTTTCAGGGGCCTGAAGCGTCGAATGAGAGTGGGGTGAATATTGGGGCATGGTTTGGCTCGTATGTGGTAAGAGAGATAATCAGCAAGTAGACGACGGTCAGATCCCATACTGTCCAACCGGCAATATTATCCAGCCTGCAGTAGCAGGGACCTTGTCCGGAGGATGGACGCCCCGCTGTTGTCCAGCCAGAATTGCTGCCAATGAAAAAAAGGGTTCTTCGACCTAGCCTGTGGATTTTTGGAGCTTGCCATCTCTTCTGTATGCCCACTTTCGGCCCGGTATTTTCTAAGCCCCGCCAAAGGGGGATCCCTGCCCCCTCCCGGCTACTCACGTGCAGATCACTGTTTTCTGTGTCGAAGAGCCTTTTCTTTCTTTGGTTTCGTAATCGCTATCGGGATCGGGATCGATATCCATAAACTGAGGCTTCCTGCTGCACGGAATGACATATTCTTTCGATTTCGATAGCGATCCCGATTTCGATTTGGATTATCCCAACTATTAACTCATAACAGTTTTTCATACGAAAGCGTATCATACACGTGAGTGCCGGGTGGCGGGACCAAGAAAATGTGCGGGCCTGCCGCTCGTGGCACACAGAAGAGACGGCAAACTCTTATGGAGGCAATTCCACTTTCTGGGTCGAAGAGCCAAAAAAAGTAGCAGCGTCTTGCTCCCAAGAGTGCCGCGGTTTACACCCTGGCCTTGCAGAACTCGTCCACAGTTGTGTTGAATTCCTTGGTTCGCTCCATATGGATAAGATGTCCGGCCTGTGGAAATACCCTAACCTGGCAGTCCGGGATATGCTCGGCCATGCGCCGGGCGTTCTCAGGGGGGATAAGTTGGTCGTCCTCGCCTGCCAGGAGCAGCGTCGGGGCCTTGATCCTGGTGAGTCGCCCGGAGCAGTCAAAGCCTTGGATGGCTTTCTGTTGAGCGGCAAAGGCGTGCTCCGGCTGCTCCGGGATAGTTTTCTGCCGCTCGCGATAACCCTGGATGATCTCCGGCCGTTGGGTGACTGTATTCGGGCTGAAAAGAACGGAAATGTTCTTTTCCACGATCTCTTCCGGGCTGAGTCCGGTGTTGTCCATCAATCGCTGGTATACTTCCGGTGAGCCGGAGACGTGCAGATCGCCTCCGGGGTGGGTGGCGGCCAGGATCAGGCCCCGGACCCGGTGGGGGAGAATCAGGGCCAGCTCCTGGGCGATCATACCGCCCATGGACAGTCCGACCACGAACGTTTCTTCGATATCCAGCGCATGCAGCAGCCGGACCGTGTCCAGGGCCATCTGTTCGATGCTGTAGGGACCCGGAGGAGTGCCGCTCCGGCCTGCTCCCCGGTTGTCAAAGGATAGCATCCGGTAGCTGCGGCTGAAAAAGGGGACCTGCGGCTCCCAGGCCCATGTTCCGGCCCCAAGGCCGCTGATGAATACAACTGGAAATCCGGAGCCGTGAATCTCATAGTAGATATCTATATCGTTGCACTGGGCGGTTGGCACGTCATCCCCCACTCTGTTTTGTCAGGTCGTACTTGGCCGCATACCCCCGGGGGGTGAGCAGCCAATGACCGATTCGCCTGGTCTGCGAATTGCCGATAATCACCGTACATTTCATGTCCACAGACTCGGTGTCAAGTCCCTCTAATGTGGTGAAAACGACTCGCTCGTCATCTTTGGAAGCGTTTTTGACCACTCCCACCGGAGTATCCCCGTTGCGAACCTTGAGGAGCAAGCAGCGAATGGCTTCCAGCTGCCAGGTTCGGGTCTTGGACCGCGGGTTGTAGAGGATGATGACGAAGTCGGCCTCGGCGGCGGCCCGGACCCTTTTATCTATGACTTCCCAAGGGGTGAGCAGGTCGCTCAAGCTTATGCTGGCGAAGTCATGCATCAAGGGCGCTCCCAGGCTGGACGCTGCCGCGGCCAGGGCCGGGATGCCGGGCACGATTTGCAAATCCATGCTTTCCGCCAGGTTTCTTTCTTCCATCAGCTCCAGGATCAATCCGGCCAGGGCGTAAATGCCGCTGTCCCCGCTGCAGACCACGGCTGTCCGCCGCCCCTGGCAGGCCAGATCCAGGGCGGCCCGACAGCGCTGGACCTCCTTGGTCATCCCGGTGCTGATAACCTCTTTGCCGTGCACAAGGCCCTGGTCCAAGAGCTGGATATAGGAAGAGTACCCGACAATGACCTCAGCCCGGTCCAGAACCAGCCTGGCCCTGGGGGCCATGAGATCGGCCGCGCCCGGCCCCAGGCCTACCAGGCTTAAGGTTGCAGGGCTACGGCCAGGGTGGCGTTTCGGCTCTTGGTCTTGGGTACCAGGAGCCGGCCGTGATTGGTGTGCAGGATGGCTGCTGCTTCGCATATGCTGGACACTCCCATGTGGTTGTGCACTGTGGCGGATGGGTTGGGGACGTCAACGTCCTGGAGGAGGCGATGCTCGATGCAGACCAGGCTGATGCCGAGGGCGTCTGCGGCCTGAAGCAGTCCAGGCTCCTGGGCTTTCTTGCTGGTGCTGACCAGGCAGTGCAGGCTGGCCAAGGATAAGTTGTTGACAGCGAATGCGTGGCGGATAAGTGCCTGAATTTCGCGTCCTGAAGTTTGGGTGTTGCAGCCCATCCCGGCTACCAGGCAGCGGGGCCGGAGGATGAGATCGGCTTCTGAGCCTGCATCCTCACGCCATTCAACTTTGACCAGGGGGCCGCACCCGGGATCAGACTGCTCGAGGGTATAACCGGCAGGCGGCCCATCCTTCCAGCCCAGGCGGTCTTCCGGATCTGCAACGCGCACTGGCTCTCCCTGAAGCAGGGCGGCGTTGATCTTCTTGATCCCGGATACAGGCTCCAGGCCCATTTCCTTGCTTCTGGCAATACAGTCGATGGCCAAAAGGCCCAAAGAGTCAGTGGCGGTGGTGATCACCGCCTGCCCTCCGGTCAGGGAGGCCGTTTCCCTGGCCAGGTCGTTGGCTCCTCCCAGATGTCCGGAGATGAGGCTGACCGCGAACCGGCCCTGATGATCAACAACAACCACGGCCGGGTCCCGGTCCTTGCCCTGAAGCAGAGGGGCGATGGTCCGGACCGCAATGCCGCTGGCGGCAACAAAGACGAGCTGGGAATAGGCTGTCCAGGCCTGACCCACCGCTGCATGGAAGTTGGCAAAACCCATATCCTGAGCTCCGGCCAAGGCCCGGGGGAGGTAAACATCGGCCTGCAGACCCGCCGCCATGCCCCTGGCCAGTTCTGCACCCTGGGCGGTGAGGGCGAACACGGCCCGTTTATGCATCGTTCATCCTGGCTGATCGAAATCCATGGCTAAAATCCGGACTGTACAGTCTGGAGACCTGAGATTGGCCCCCTGCCTGTCCGGGAAGGACCAGAAAGACAGCCTGGCGGGTGATTCCCCGGTCAGATACATCCTGCTCCACATGAGCCAGATCGGTCCACAGCATTTCCTCTCCCGGCCAGCCGACACTGGACCCGACACAGATCGGGGTTGTATCCGGCAGGCCCCCGGTCCGCAGTTCTTGGACCATATCCTGGACCAGAGAGGCGGAAAGATAGATGGCCAGACTGCAGTGGTGCGCGGCCAGGGTCTGCAGACGTTCTTTGTCCGGGACCAGTGTCCGTCCGCGCATGCGGGTAAAGATCAGAGTCTGAGTCAGTTCGGGGATGGTGAAGGATATACCGGCCTGGGCGGCGGCGGCAAAGGCGGCCGTGATTCCCGGAATGACCTGATAATCAATTCCCTCCTGCTGCAAAAGGCGCATCTGCTCCAGGACGGCACCATATAATGATGGATCACCGGTGTGCACCCGGGCCGCTTTGTGACCCTGGTGTACGCACTGGACCAGGGCGGCATGGGTCTGCTCCAGGGTCATCCCCGAGGAGTCCATGATTTCGGCGTTATCCTTGGCCCAGCTCAGAACTTCCCGGGGGACCAGGGATCCGGCATAGAGGACAAGGTCGGCCTCCTGGATCAGCCGCTGGGCCTTGATGGTTAAAAGTTCCGGATCTCCCGGACCGGCGCCGATGAAAGAGACTGGGGGCTGTGACATATGGTCGTTTTCCATTGATCGTTTTTTGATTACGATGTTTGATTCTGAGCACAGAAGGATCAAAGTGGGCATTTGAAAGTGATTACAAGACCCTCGAATTAATGCATGTCTTCCTCTTTTGGGCGCTTTGGCCCAAAAAATGGGTCAGACTTGCTGAAGGCAAAGCTGACCAGAAAGACGGGATTCAAGGGTTCCAGGCGCTTGTCCGTACCTATGCTCCGGGAGCGGGAAATGCTGATCTGCTGTACGTCGGCTTCCAGTCCGGCCTTGCCCAGCTGATCTCTGGCCTGATGCAGGGTGGACAGCAGGGTGCACAGAATCATTATCTTTCCTCCTGGGCGCAACCGGTCCAGGGCCTGGGGGACAAGATCCGGACTGCGGCTTATTCCACCGCCCACGACAATCCGGTCCGGATCAGGGAGTTCAGAAAAGCATTCCGGAGCGTTGCCGGTCACAATGTCCAGGGCATAGGCTCCGGTTCGGACTCTGTTAGTGCGGATATGCTCAGCCCGCTTTGGGTCTGATTCCACGCAGATCACCCGGCCGTTCCAAGCAAGCAGGGAGGCCTCCAACCCGATGGACCCGCACCCGGCGCCAATATCCCAGACAGTGTGTCCGGGCTGGATATGCAAACACCCCAGGGCAGTGGAACGGATTTCCGCCTTGGTGATCAGGCTGTTCTCATGTTCAAGATGCTCTTCCGGAGTCCCTAAAGTCAGCTTTCTTTCCGGACGTTGGGTCCGTTCCAGGAGAACGAAGTTCAAAGTAGAAAAACGCATGTCCGCTGCCTGAGCGCAGTCCAGGGTGAGGAGTTTTTCCGTGCCCAGGCCCAGATCCTCACAGACATGGAGGATAAAGTGGTCAATATCCCGCTTCAGGAGCTCCCGGGCCAGGGCGTCCGGGGACCAGGTTGCATCGGTATACACTCCAATCAGCTCATGCCTGGACATGAGCCTGAGCAGGGGGTGAAGCTCCAAACGGCCGTGCAGGGAGACGGTGCGCACCTGATCCCAGGGGATCTTCAGCCTGGCTGCCGCTGTCTGCAGGGCGGTTATTCCGGGATGAAAATGCAGGTCCTGGGCAGGGAGGTCCTGCAGCAGCCTGCGGCCGATGCCGTAGAACAAGGGATCGCCGTCGGCCAGAACGGCGATTTGTTCCCTCTGGGCCTTAGCTGTTTGGATTTCGGCCAGGACACTCTCCAGAGGAGCTTTGATTTGGATCTGTCTGGCCGGATAGTTGCCACAGGCTTCCAGCATGCGCTGTCCTCCAACCAGCACGGTGCAGGAGCTCAGGAGTTCGCGGACTGAATCAGGTTGGTCCTGAAGGTCGGTTCCGAGTCCGATAACGTGTATGGGCATATACGAAATCAATAGTTAATAGTTATCTGTTCTCAGTTTATATGAAAAACTGTTATTAGTTATTCGTTAATAGTTATCAGGATCCGATTGGGTAGCGACTCCCAGTCGGTATCGGTATCGAAATCGTTTGTATGCTTCGTTAGCGCAAGCGTGCCTGCGCATTGGCAGGCATGTGGGTTTGTATGAAAACAATGCTCTTACATCTCAACTACCACCTCTCCCTGATCGTCGAACACAACCAGATCGATGCCCCTTGTCCAACCGGCAAAACCCTGAATGCTGGCCAAGGCCCGAGCGGCTAAGGCCCGGATCACCGGCTGGGAATTATCTGCTGAGCCGATGATGTCCAGGGCCTGACGGGCGGTGTTGCAAATCTTTATCTCTTCGCTCCGAGGATGATCCAGGCCCGCCTCCAGGCACCAAGCGGCCAGGATCTGAAAATCGATACTGCATTTTCGGGCATGGGTGTAGGCGTGGCCCAAAGCGGCCTTGACCAGCTTGCCGAAAAAACAGGCATAAGTAATTCGGGCAAAATTCCTCCTGCAAGCTTCCTGCAGAGAAAAAGA includes:
- the cobJ gene encoding precorrin-3B C(17)-methyltransferase, with translation MAPRARLVLDRAEVIVGYSSYIQLLDQGLVHGKEVISTGMTKEVQRCRAALDLACQGRRTAVVCSGDSGIYALAGLILELMEERNLAESMDLQIVPGIPALAAAASSLGAPLMHDFASISLSDLLTPWEVIDKRVRAAAEADFVIILYNPRSKTRTWQLEAIRCLLLKVRNGDTPVGVVKNASKDDERVVFTTLEGLDTESVDMKCTVIIGNSQTRRIGHWLLTPRGYAAKYDLTKQSGG
- a CDS encoding DUF4870 family protein, giving the protein MPQYSPHSHSTLQAPERIEQLRRLVWIMYALYAGTIISGFTLIIGVVMAHAKDKEAGILDPILASHISWLIRTFWWTLAWSVAAAIFYALFITAPLGALITLIAGIWFMYRVIRGALRLHQGTGMPVA
- the cbiE gene encoding precorrin-6y C5,15-methyltransferase (decarboxylating) subunit CbiE, whose amino-acid sequence is MPIHVIGLGTDLQDQPDSVRELLSSCTVLVGGQRMLEACGNYPARQIQIKAPLESVLAEIQTAKAQREQIAVLADGDPLFYGIGRRLLQDLPAQDLHFHPGITALQTAAARLKIPWDQVRTVSLHGRLELHPLLRLMSRHELIGVYTDATWSPDALARELLKRDIDHFILHVCEDLGLGTEKLLTLDCAQAADMRFSTLNFVLLERTQRPERKLTLGTPEEHLEHENSLITKAEIRSTALGCLHIQPGHTVWDIGAGCGSIGLEASLLAWNGRVICVESDPKRAEHIRTNRVRTGAYALDIVTGNAPECFSELPDPDRIVVGGGISRSPDLVPQALDRLRPGGKIMILCTLLSTLHQARDQLGKAGLEADVQQISISRSRSIGTDKRLEPLNPVFLVSFAFSKSDPFFGPKRPKEEDMH
- a CDS encoding alpha/beta fold hydrolase; the encoded protein is MPTAQCNDIDIYYEIHGSGFPVVFISGLGAGTWAWEPQVPFFSRSYRMLSFDNRGAGRSGTPPGPYSIEQMALDTVRLLHALDIEETFVVGLSMGGMIAQELALILPHRVRGLILAATHPGGDLHVSGSPEVYQRLMDNTGLSPEEIVEKNISVLFSPNTVTQRPEIIQGYRERQKTIPEQPEHAFAAQQKAIQGFDCSGRLTRIKAPTLLLAGEDDQLIPPENARRMAEHIPDCQVRVFPQAGHLIHMERTKEFNTTVDEFCKARV
- the cbiB gene encoding adenosylcobinamide-phosphate synthase CbiB, which encodes MIPLELQIICALVLDQLIGDPQGWPHPVRWIGALAAGVEKPLRLQTLNQTRAGALGVILVLAVTGAVTWGALWLLGRIHPLAGDLGGVLVLWTAFAAKDLRVHSMRVYRALAQGDLPEARQAVSMLVGRETAELDGPEVSRACVESVAENSVDGVIAPLFFAFLFGPIGAVLYKAVNTLDSMWGYTTGGYKEFGRAAARLDDAVNWIPARLGAVALIAGGKLLGYPAGIGWRVFCRDRNKHPSPNGGQAEAAMAGLMQVQLGGEGRYHGQTSSRPKLGDPVNPLGPEHIQQANRLAGTAVVLTAAGLLLVRISVGW
- a CDS encoding cobalt-precorrin 5A hydrolase, which encodes MHKRAVFALTAQGAELARGMAAGLQADVYLPRALAGAQDMGFANFHAAVGQAWTAYSQLVFVAASGIAVRTIAPLLQGKDRDPAVVVVDHQGRFAVSLISGHLGGANDLARETASLTGGQAVITTATDSLGLLAIDCIARSKEMGLEPVSGIKKINAALLQGEPVRVADPEDRLGWKDGPPAGYTLEQSDPGCGPLVKVEWREDAGSEADLILRPRCLVAGMGCNTQTSGREIQALIRHAFAVNNLSLASLHCLVSTSKKAQEPGLLQAADALGISLVCIEHRLLQDVDVPNPSATVHNHMGVSSICEAAAILHTNHGRLLVPKTKSRNATLAVALQP
- the cobM gene encoding precorrin-4 C(11)-methyltransferase, which gives rise to MSQPPVSFIGAGPGDPELLTIKAQRLIQEADLVLYAGSLVPREVLSWAKDNAEIMDSSGMTLEQTHAALVQCVHQGHKAARVHTGDPSLYGAVLEQMRLLQQEGIDYQVIPGITAAFAAAAQAGISFTIPELTQTLIFTRMRGRTLVPDKERLQTLAAHHCSLAIYLSASLVQDMVQELRTGGLPDTTPICVGSSVGWPGEEMLWTDLAHVEQDVSDRGITRQAVFLVLPGQAGGQSQVSRLYSPDFSHGFRSARMNDA